A window of Microbispora hainanensis genomic DNA:
GCACCGGGCGCATGGGTCCGGCCCGGCGCGCCGCCCGCGCGGGCGGGCGGCGGGGTGAGGGTCAGCGTTGGGCGGGCAGGCGGCCGGAGTCGACCGAGTCGAGCACCCGCGCGGCGGCCCCGAGCGCGGCGGCGCCGTACCCGAGCGTGGACACCTCAAGGCGGCAGCCTCCCCCGCCGGGGGCGAGCACCCTGCCGTACATCTCCTCCTCCGCGCACGCGACGAGCCAGGGCGCCAGCGGCACGTAGTAGCCCCCGAGGATCACGACCTCGGGGTTGAGCATGTTGGCCACGGCGGCCATTCCCCTGCCAAGGTGGCGCCCCACGTTCTCCAGCAGCGCGAGGATGTCCTGTTCGCCGTTGCGTGCGCGGCGTACGACCTCGTCGATCTCGAGTTCGAGCTCGGACGGCGAGGCGTCGGGCGCGGTGTGCGCGAGGATCGCGCCGATCCCGGCGACGGCCTCCAGGCAGCCGCGCCGGCCGCAGCGGCAGGTGGGCCCGGCGGGGTCGAGCTCGATGTGGCCGATCTCGCCGCTGTAGCCCTGCCCGCCCCGCCTGAGCCGGCCGTCCATGATGATGCCCGCGCCCACGCCGACCTCGCCGGTCACGTAGACGAGGTTGGCGGCGTTGCGGTGGGGGCCGAACCGGTGCTCCGCCAGGGCGGCGAGGTTGGCGTCGTTGTCCACGAGCACGGGGAAGCCGGGGTCGCGCAGCGCCTTGGTGAGGTCGCCCGCCAGATCGGCGTCGCGCCAGCCCAGATTGGGGGCGACCCGCACGTTCCCGTTGACGTCGACCAGGCCGGGCACGGCCACGGTCAGGCCGAGCACCTGCCGGGCCTCTTTGGTCATGCGGCTGACGACCCGCCGGGCGAGCGCCGCCATGGCGACGACCGCCTGCCCCGCACTGGAGGTGCCGCCGGGGAAGGACCGCCGCCAGTTCAGGAGCTCCTCGCCCTTGAGGTCCACCGCGACCGCCGAGATGTAGTCGACGTTGACCTCGATGCCGATCGCGGCGTACGGCGAGCCGTCCAGGACGAGCATGGTGGCGGGCCGGCCCACGCGGTGCTCGGTCAGGCCGGTCTCGCGGAGCAGGCGCCGGTCGATGAGATCGGCGACCAGGCTCGACACGGTGGCCTTGTTGAGGCCTGTCGAGGCGGCGATGTCGGCACGCGAACAGGGGGCGTTCTCCCGGACGAACCGCAGCACGACGGCAAGGTTGGTCGCCCGCACGTCGGTGAAGTCGGCCGGCTGTGGCCCGTTGTGCGATGTGATCAATGTCCGCCCCGTTCCCGCTCGGGCTCATCATGCCGCAATTGCGAGCAATTTGACACGACAGCGGCGGCTGGAATCGCGGCACGCACGGACGCGCGGGCAGCCCCGCGCCCGGCTTGGCACCGGCCACCGGCCCCAGCGCCTCCCGGGTAACCTGGTGGCACTCGACTCCTCCGACATTTGTTTGGCTAAGGAACTAACTAAAAGACTACCGTGCAGCGTTATGTGAATCCAGGGGCAAGCGCCCGGGTGATACGAGGGACGCGCCGGCGGACTCTCGGCCGGTGTCGAAGTCGAACACCAGGGGCGAACCGCGCCGGCACGAACCCGGAAGCCGAGCACTGAGGGCGGACACCGGAGGCGAACACCGGAGGCGAACACCGAGGGCGGACACCGGGGGCGAACACCGGGGGCGGACACCGGGGGCGAACCGCGGAAGCCGAGCACCGGAGGCGAATCGGGGAGCAACCGGAGTGCAAACGGGAATCAACCGCCATAGGCGAGCCTGAGCACCGTGAAGAGGGACATGTCGCATTACCTCGGCGAATTGCTCGTGTGGGAGATCGAGGACTATCTCCGTGCCCGCTCCGCCCGGCCGGAACGGGCCCGGGTGGCCCGCATCCGGGTGCCCGACCGGCCCGCGGCCGAGACGGTCGCCGCGGACCTGGAGGCGGGTGGCAGTTTCCACGCCGCGGCGAGGCGGGCCATGGCGCTGGGCATGACCCTGTCGGACGACCTGTTCTGCGTGGTGACCAGGGACGAGCACCCGGAGGTGTTCGAGGCCGTGCCCGGCACCACGCTGCCGCCCAAACGCGAGGGCGAGGGATTCCTCATCATCCGCCTGGTCGGGTTCGAGCCCTGAGCGTGTCGCGCGGCATGAGGGCCTCCGGCGGGAGTGGATCCCGCGCGGAGGCCCTCATGACCGTCAGGGCGGCCCGCCGCTCTTGGTCGTGTCTGACACAGATCATGGCTCTGCTGCGCGCGGCCCGTACGGCGCCGCGCTCGCGACGGGCAGCATGCGCCGGACGCTCCCTAGCGTGCGACGGCGCCCGTGACCTCTCGGTCGACAATCCTGGTCGCGCCCGCCTCCCGGGCGCAGTGCGCGCAGCAGAACCAGCGGCCGTCGAACTCCGAGCCGTGGCCCACGATGCGGCACCCACAGTGCTCGCACACGGGCGCCATCCGGCTGATGGCGCATTCGAAGCTGTCGAAGACGTGCACCGCTCCCTGGCTGTGCACTTCGAAGGCCATGTCGTAGTCGTTGCCGCAGACCTCACATGTAGCCATGGTTTTCCCCCCGTCGACTCGCGGTCGAGGGGGGAAATACCCGCCTAAATCTGCACGAACACCGCCTCACAGGGCGTCGAGCAGGGCCTTGGCCACGGACTTCGCCCCGGTGGCCGCCTCCTTCGGGTCCATGAGCACGGAATCGGCCGAGTTGATCGGTGTGTTCTCCGGGCGGTCACTGCCGGACAGCAGCACCCAGATGACGTTCTTGCCGTCCAGGGCGTAGATCTCGTACCGGTTGCCCTGGGCGGTGTCGGTGCGCTGCCGGATCGCCTGGCCGAACGCCTCCTGCCCGAAGCCGGTCAGCTTCTCGACCCTGCCCCACTTGATGCCGCCGATCTGGCTGTTCGCCGTGAACTTGGTCTTCGAGCGCTGGTCGATGAGGTAGTAGCGGGCGGATTCCTCGTCCCAGAAGGTGTGGATGGCGACCCGCAGGTTGCGCCACCGGACCTTGCCTCCGCCGAGCGGCAGCTTCTCGTTCCACCACTGGCACTGGGAGACGTTCGACTTGCCCTCCTTGCTCCGCACCGCCACGCCCTCGGTGTCCGGCACCAGGGTGGCCGCCAGCGTCGTGAGACTCACGCAGGCCCGGGGCAGGGGGATCTTCGTGGGCGAGGGCGACGGCGTCGGGCTCGGCTTGGGACGCGCGTGATAGGGCAGCGGCTGTCCGGCCCGCCAGGCGGTCACCGACTTGGCGAGCTGCCCGAGCAGCCCCTTCACCTCCCGCAGGGCGTTCTCCTCGGTGATCGACTGCGTGGACTCCGTCGAGAGGAAATCGGCTTCCTTCTTCTTCTGGCTCGCCTCGTACTTCACCTGGAAGACCACGTCGCCCACCCGGCCGACTCCCTGGCCGAAGGAGTACCAGTATTTGTCGCCCTCCCGCGTCCACTGGTACTGCGCGGCCGCCTGGTCGCCGATGCCCTGGTACTCCTGGACCGGCGAGTAGTAGTGCTCCTTGTCCGAGTGGGTCTCCTGGTACTTGTACTGCTTGAACTCTCCGTCGAACTGGATCCGCGCGGACTTCTCGGCCGTGGTCGTCCCGATCGCCTCGTACTTGGACACGTTCACCGTGATCTCACGGCTGCGGATGAGGTCCTTGTACGAGATGTTCCGGTTGACCCAGCCGCACGTGTAGCGGACGTAGCTGACGAGGCTGTCGCCGCGGTTGTCGTTCGTCGAGGAGTCGATCGTGGCTCCCGGCACGAGGCGCTCGGCCTCGTCCGGGTCGAGCATCGAGCACACGTCGGCGGTCGCCGCCACCGGCGCGGCCGTGGCCGAATTCCTGGCCGTCGCCGCCGCCGTCGTCGTCGCACCCGCCTTGGTGGTGGTCGTCCCCGTCTGCCGCATCGTCATGAAGGCGAACGTCCCCCCGGCCACCACCAGTACGGCGACGACCGCCGCCACCGGCAGCACCCATCCCCGCCGCGCCGGAGCGGAGGGCTGGGTCGGCATCTGCCACAGCTCGGGCGGAGGCGGCGTCGCCGCCTGCCAGCCCTGTCCCGGCTGCCCGGACGGCGGGCCGCCCTGTCCACTCTGCCCGCTCTGGCTGCTCTGGCCACTCTGCCCGCCCTGGGACGGATAGGGATAGGGATTCGACTGCGGTTGCGGTGATTGAGACTGGGGCGACTGCGACGCGGGCGGCTGCGAACCCGGGGGCTGAGGCGGCCCGGCCGGATGCCCCGCCTGCGGCAGGCCCTGACCGCTCGACGCCCCGGGATACCCTTCCGGCTGCGGCGCGCCGCCGGGCGCGGCACCCGGATAAGCACCCGGGTACGGCTGCGGCCCGGCCGACGGACCGGGATAGGGCCCCGGGGCGGGATACCCGGCCTGCTGCGGCTGCGCGCCCGGCTGCTGCTGCGCACCAGGCCCCGAACCGGAATACCCACCCGGCGGCTGCTGCCCACCGGGGTACCCGTCCGCCTGCGGTTGAGGACCAGCCGGGTACGCACCCGGCTGCGGCTGCCCACTGGGATACGCGCCCGGCTGCGGCTGCGCACCGGGGTACCCCCCGTGCTGCGGCTGGGACCCGGGCGGCGTTCCCGGATACCCACCCGGCGGCTGCTGCCCACCGGGGTACCCGTCCGCCTGCGGTTGAGGTCCAGCCGGGTACGCGCCCGGCTGCGGCTGCCCACTGGGATACGCGCCCTGCTGCGGACCGGCAGGGTACGCACCCGGCAGCGGCGGACCGTACGCACCGGGCTGTAGCGGTAGAGCCCCCGGCGTGCCGGGCGGGAGTCCCGGTCGTGCGGCGGACGGCTGATAACCGGGCGGGGCACCGAACGGTGAGCCGGGCTGTGAACCAGGCGGCGGGCCGAACGGTGACGCAGGCTGAGGACCCGACTGGGGACCAGGCTGAGGACCCGACTGCGAGCCAGACTGCGAGCCAGGCTGGGGACCAGGCTGAGGACCCGACTGCGAGCCAGGCTGGGGACCCGACTGTGAGCCGGGCGGCGGGCCGTACGGGGGCGGGTAGGGCGGAACCCCCGGCTGGGGGTGCGGGTACGGCGGCAGTCCCTGCCCGGGGCGGTCGTCCCGGGGAGGCGTCGCGCCGGGCTCGACGGGGGCGTCGTCACCGCTGGTCATGGGGGTCTCCTACAGATGCTGAGCGGGAGGTCACCCGAGCCCGATGCCGACGAGTTCGGCGGCGCGCTCGGCCGTGCGCCGGTCGGCGGGGGTGACCGAGGGGTCACCGTTGCGCCGGTAGGCGACCTCGACGATGAGATTGCTGAGGCGGAACCAGACCGTGGCCCCGGTGGTCCCGGTGGCGGGGTCGGAGGAGTCGCAGGTGAAGGCCTCGTCGGCGATCCCGGGCAGGTCGCGCGCGGCGGGGCACCGCGCGGCCCGCTCCGCCGCGAGGTCACGGGAGGCCGCGGCCTCCCCGTCCCCGTCGGCCGGCAACCGGTATCCGACCGTGATCGTCCCGTCGTGGCCGGTGGCGTGCTCCTTCCACTCGCATCGCCCCTCGGCGGCGGGTCTCCCACGCGGCGTGGCGCCGAGGACGTCGCGGATCTGCTCCGTGGTCAGGCTGCGGCAGGCGTCGGGGACGCCGTCGAACCGCCCCGAGCCGCCCTGTTTCCCGGACACGAGGAACCAGGCGCCCAGTCCCGCCGCGAGGCCGACGACGACCACCACCGCGGCGATCGCGACAAGCCGCCACATTCCGCCGGGCCGGCCGGCGGGTGCCGACGTGGAGGCCGGCGGCGCGGCGGCGGCGTGCAGGGCCTGCCGTACGACCTCGGGCGGCGGGCGACGCGCCGGGTCCTTGTCGAGCAGGGCGAGCACGATCCACGTGAGCACCCGCGAGGCCCGGGTCATGGGCCGGGGCTCGTGGAGCAGGACGGCGGCGACGAGCGCGGCCGCCATGTTGCGGTGGAACGGCGGCTCCCCCTCGACGGCGGTGTAGAGCGTGGCCCCGAGGGACCACAGGTCGGAGGGCGGCCCGTCCGGCTCGTCGCGGAACCGTTCCGGGGACATGTAGTTGGGCGACCCCGCCGAGCTCTGCCAGGAGTTCCCGGTGCGGCCGACCGGTGCGGCGATCCCGAAGTCGGTGAGCAGCGCGCGGCCATCCGGCCCGATGAGGACGTTGGCCGGTTTGACGTCGCGGTGCAGGATGCCCCGGGCGTGGGCAGCCTCCAGCGCGTCGAGCACGGCCAGCCCGATCTCGGCCACGCGCTCGGACGCGAGCGGCCCGTCCTCCCGGATGATCTTGTCGAGGGAGCGGCCCGGCACCAGGTCCATGACGATCCACGGCTGCCCGGCGTGCCCGACGACGTCGTGGACCGTGACGATGGACGGGTGGGTGAGCCGCCCGGCCGCCCGGGCCTCCTCGATGGCTCTGCCGAGGAAGTCGGCGCGCTGCCGCTCGTCCAGGTCCGGCGGGACGTGCAGCTGCTTGATCGCCACCTCACGCCGCAGCAGCTCGTCGTGGGCGCGCCAGACCGTGCCGCCGCCGCCCTCGCCGAGCGGTTCGGCGAGGCGGTAACGCCCGGCGAGCACGTCCACGGTCAGGCCAGCTCTCTCAGGCCCTCGGCCGCCGCCGAGGCGGCCGAGACGGCCCGGTCACGCAGGTCGGCCGGGGAGCTCACGTCGAGATCGGCGAACTGGAGCCGCAGGACGAGGTCGCCGAGCCGGAAGTACACACCCGCGGCCTGTGCCTTGCCGTCGGGGGTGGTGAGGTCGAAGGCGAACGCCTCGTCGGCGACGTCGGGTGTGTCCCGTGCCGCCGTCTCGATGACCTGGGTCCTGCTGTCGAGGCCGATCTCGTACCAGAGCCAGCTCGCGTCGCGCGGCCCCGAGGCGTACTGCCTGCGCAGCCCCTCCATCAGCGTCTGCGCCGCCGCCGTGTCGAGTTTCCACGGCTCGGGGGTGTCGGAGTCGGTCTCCGCGCTGAGTTCGATGCCGCTGCCCTTCACGGTCCACTGGCAGCTCGTCTTGCCCGGCCGTGGCTGCGCCGCCGCGCCCAGAACGCGCCGCACCTCCCCGGCAGGCAGCGCGCGGCACAGGTCCACGGCGCCGTTGAAGGTGGGCGAGACCCGGTGCACGGGGTCGCTCGGCCGTTCGTCCGGCCCGGCGGAGAGCACGACGACCGCCACGGCGGCCGCGACGCCGGTCAGGGCGACGGCCCCGGCGGCGTACCACCACCGGGGAGTCCGCTTGCGCGCCTCGATTCGCAGGCCGCGCCGGGAGTCGAGGTCGGGCACGCCGCCGTCGGCCACCTGCCGCAGCAGCCCGAGCGCGGTCGCCGCGTCGGGGCGGGCGGCCGGTTCGCGCGCCATCATCCACAGCAGCACCGGGCCGAGCGGTCCCGAGAGCACCGGCGGACGGGGAGCCTGGGTGAGGGTCGCCCGGATCACCTCGGAATGCCTGCCCTGGTAGGGCGCGACGCCCTCGGCGGCCGTGTAGAGGGTGGCGGCGAGCGACCACAGGTCGGAGGCCGGGCCGCCCGGCTCACCCGCGAGCCGTTCCGGGGCGATGAATCCCGGTGAGCCGACCATCAGCCCGGCCTCGGTGATCGACGCCTGGTCGGCCGGACGGGCGATGCCGAAGTCGGTGAGAAGCACCCGGCCGTCGGCGGAGAGGAAGACGTTGCCCGGCTTGACGTCCCGGTGCTGCACGCCCTCGGCGTGCGTGGCCGACAGCGCGTCGAGCAGGCGGGCGCCGAGGTCCGCCACCTGCCGGTACGGCATCGGCCCGTACGCGGTGATCTGCCGGGCGAGATCGTGGCCGTGCAGCAGCTCCATGACGATCCACGGCCTGCCGTCCTGGAGGAGCACGTCGTGGAGCGCGACGATCCCGGGATGCCGGACGCGAGCGGTGACCTCCGCCTCGCGCATGACCCTGGCGATCAGCTCGGCCCGCTCGCGCTCGCCGAGGCCCTCGGGGAGGCGGAGCTCCTTGATCGCGACCTCGCGGTCGAGCACGGAGTCTCTGGCCAGCCACACCGTGCCCATGCCACCGGAGCCCAGCGGGCGTACGAGGTGGTATCGCGAGGCCAGCGTCCCCCTCAGCGATTCGGCCATATGGGGGAGAATAGCGAAAGCGTGATTGATCGCCCGACGAAATCCTTCCCAGGCCCCGTGATCGACGCATAATGGGGGCCTCCAGAGACGGACCGCCTCGAAACGGAGGGCGAGTTGCTCGCCACCAGCCCGTTACGACCGGACGATCGGGAGCGGCTCGGTGACTACCGGCTGCTCGGCCGGATCACCGAGAC
This region includes:
- a CDS encoding ROK family transcriptional regulator; this translates as MITSHNGPQPADFTDVRATNLAVVLRFVRENAPCSRADIAASTGLNKATVSSLVADLIDRRLLRETGLTEHRVGRPATMLVLDGSPYAAIGIEVNVDYISAVAVDLKGEELLNWRRSFPGGTSSAGQAVVAMAALARRVVSRMTKEARQVLGLTVAVPGLVDVNGNVRVAPNLGWRDADLAGDLTKALRDPGFPVLVDNDANLAALAEHRFGPHRNAANLVYVTGEVGVGAGIIMDGRLRRGGQGYSGEIGHIELDPAGPTCRCGRRGCLEAVAGIGAILAHTAPDASPSELELEIDEVVRRARNGEQDILALLENVGRHLGRGMAAVANMLNPEVVILGGYYVPLAPWLVACAEEEMYGRVLAPGGGGCRLEVSTLGYGAAALGAAARVLDSVDSGRLPAQR
- a CDS encoding serine/threonine-protein kinase, which translates into the protein MDVLAGRYRLAEPLGEGGGGTVWRAHDELLRREVAIKQLHVPPDLDERQRADFLGRAIEEARAAGRLTHPSIVTVHDVVGHAGQPWIVMDLVPGRSLDKIIREDGPLASERVAEIGLAVLDALEAAHARGILHRDVKPANVLIGPDGRALLTDFGIAAPVGRTGNSWQSSAGSPNYMSPERFRDEPDGPPSDLWSLGATLYTAVEGEPPFHRNMAAALVAAVLLHEPRPMTRASRVLTWIVLALLDKDPARRPPPEVVRQALHAAAAPPASTSAPAGRPGGMWRLVAIAAVVVVVGLAAGLGAWFLVSGKQGGSGRFDGVPDACRSLTTEQIRDVLGATPRGRPAAEGRCEWKEHATGHDGTITVGYRLPADGDGEAAASRDLAAERAARCPAARDLPGIADEAFTCDSSDPATGTTGATVWFRLSNLIVEVAYRRNGDPSVTPADRRTAERAAELVGIGLG
- a CDS encoding serine/threonine-protein kinase, whose translation is MAESLRGTLASRYHLVRPLGSGGMGTVWLARDSVLDREVAIKELRLPEGLGERERAELIARVMREAEVTARVRHPGIVALHDVLLQDGRPWIVMELLHGHDLARQITAYGPMPYRQVADLGARLLDALSATHAEGVQHRDVKPGNVFLSADGRVLLTDFGIARPADQASITEAGLMVGSPGFIAPERLAGEPGGPASDLWSLAATLYTAAEGVAPYQGRHSEVIRATLTQAPRPPVLSGPLGPVLLWMMAREPAARPDAATALGLLRQVADGGVPDLDSRRGLRIEARKRTPRWWYAAGAVALTGVAAAVAVVVLSAGPDERPSDPVHRVSPTFNGAVDLCRALPAGEVRRVLGAAAQPRPGKTSCQWTVKGSGIELSAETDSDTPEPWKLDTAAAQTLMEGLRRQYASGPRDASWLWYEIGLDSRTQVIETAARDTPDVADEAFAFDLTTPDGKAQAAGVYFRLGDLVLRLQFADLDVSSPADLRDRAVSAASAAAEGLRELA